The stretch of DNA TGCTTGGATTCCTGCCGCCTATTCCGCTTTCTTTTACGCCTGTGCCGATTTCCTTTCAAACAATCGGTGTAATGATTGCGGGAGGCATACTCGGTGCCCGGCTGGGTGCACTCAGCCAGGTTATTTTTCTGCTGGCTGTTGCAGCGGGAGCTCCTATTCTTGCCGGAGGGCGGGGCGGTCTCGCTGTTTTTGCAGGACCAAGTGCCGGTTTTCTGATTTCCTGGATTGCGGGCGCATTTGTTGTCGGCTTCCTGGTTGAACGCGCCACAAAATTATCAGCTAAGCGCACATTTGCTGCTAACGTTATCGGAGGCGTTCTTGTTTTATATATCATTGGCATTCCCGTTCAGTCACTTGTGACAGGAGTCGGGCTGAAAGAAGTCACGCTGGCAAGTGCCGCTTTTATTCCGGGTGACCTGCTAAAAGCTGCGGCGGCGGCACTTCTTGTTCCGAGACTGCGTACCGCCCTGCAGGCTGTACCGTCTTTTCGCCGCGCCGCCTAAATTTTGATATAGTACAGTGGGGGGATAAAAGATGAATTTAACGTCCACACAATCGCTCCGGGCACATTCGTGTCCGGAGCATATTTGTTTGCAAACGCCGAATCGAACCTTTACATACCGGGAGTGGGAGGAGATAACAAAGCGCACTACCGCCTGGCTTTTATCGCACGGGCAGCCGGGAGAGACCATTGCGTTAACGGCTCAAAACAGATGGGAAACGCTTGCTTTATTTTGCGGTGCGGTGCGGGCTGGCTTTGTTTTTATGCCGCTTGATCCGCGGATGACAGAAGCAGAACGGGCCGAGCGGCTTCGGTTCGCAAAGCCGGTGCTGTTCATTCCGGCAGAGCAGCTTGAAGAAACCGGTTCTTTGATCCAGCAAACCATTCCTTCTTCGTATTGCCATGAGGATGTTCATTGTATGTTTTACTCTGGCTTCACTTCTGGTTCAAGCGGTACGCCAAAGCAATTTATCCGAAGCCAGCGGTCCTGGCTGAAAAGTTTTGAAGCGGGGATGGCCGATTTTCCACTAACGGGGCAGGAAACAGCTGTGATCGCCGGTCCTATTCACCATTCACTGTTTTTATATGGAGCCGCATTTGCTTTTTTTAGCGGACAGCCGATTCTTTTAATGGATAAGTTTGTGCCGCAGCATACAGCTCAAGCACTAAACCGTCTGGATTCATTTGTTTTTTACGCGGTTCCGACGATGCTTGAAGCGCTGTACAATCGCTTCCACTTTGCTTCGAAAGGAATTGTTTTTTTATCCGGTGCAGGGTGGACAGCGGAGCGGAAGCAGCAATGGATCGATACATATCCCGCGGCACCGCTTTATGAGTTTTACGGTGCCTCCGAGCTCAGCTTTGTCTCTTATATGACACCAGAGGATTACAGAGTCCGGCCTGCTTCTTCCGGAAAACCGAGCACTGGTGTAACGGTCGATATCCGGTCAGGAGGAAAAAGCCTTTCTCCCGGACAAATCGGAACCATTTATGTGAAAAGCCCTATGCTGTTCAGCGGCTATGTGCAAGAAGGCCGGTATGAGCTTGACATCGGTCAAGACGGCTTTTATACGGTCGGAGATGCGGGCTATGTAGATGAAGATGGCTGTTTATATGTGGTAGGCAGAGAGCAGTTTATGATGATTACAGGCGGCGTGAATGTTTATCCAGAAGAAATAGAGCGGGTCGTTGTAAGATGTCCGGATGTACATGCGGCCGCGGTTACGTCTATTGAGGATGTGCACCTTGGCGACCGTATTGTCTGCTTTTATACAGGCGGGGCAGACAAGGGAGCAGTCCGCTTTTTTACAAAACAGTTTCTATCTGTCCAAAAGCTGCCGAGACACTGGATTCAAACAAACAATCTTCCACTCACAACGAATGGGAAAATCGACCGGAAAGCCCTTCAGGAAAAAGCAAAGGAGGTCCTGCAGTGACTGTTTACATTACAAATGCGAAAAGAACGCCGGTTGGAGTAAAGAATGGGATTTTTTCAACAATAGAAGCAGCCCATCTTGCAGCACCTGTTATCAAAACGCTGGCAGACTGCTCCGCTGCTTTGCCCGACGAAGTGATTTTAGGCAATGTCACGGGGCCGGGCGGAAATATTGCGCGCTTGTCGGCTCTGTTGGCCGGACTTTCCCAGTCAGTACCCGGCTTCACAATGGACAGACAGTGTTCATCAGGGCTGGAAGCGATTCGGCTTGGTGCAGCATTGGTTGCTTCGGGCGAAGCACAGCGCGTGATTGCCGGCGGCTGTGAAAGCTCCAGTACCTCACTGCGCCCGGAAAAAGCAGTGTTTTCTCCGCAATCGATTGGAGATCCGGAAATGGGCATAGCGGCAGAATGGCTGGCTGAGCGGGAAGAAATTTCAAGAAAGGATCAGGATGATTACGCTGTATTAAGTTATCGGCGGTTTGCCGAATCAATCGCGGCAGCGCGGTTCACTCATGAAATCGTCCCGGTCGGCGGATACTCAGTAGATGAGGCAGCTTTAAAAAAACGGCCGATTGAAAGAATGGCTCCGCGGGCTAAAGCGGCTTTTCAGCCAGGAGGAACAGTGACCGCATTGAATGCATCTGCTTTTAATGATGCGGCTTGTGCAGTATTTATGACGTCTGTAAAAGCACCAGGCTTAAAAGTGATAGCAAGCGCCGCCAGTGGAGCCGATCCGAACTTTCCAGCCGCTTCGCCTGTGCCAGCGATTGAAAAGCTGCTGATGAAAACAGGGCTCTCTATTTCAGATATTGACGTATGGGAAATCAACGAAGCATTCGCTGTGAAAATCATTTACGCAGCACGAAAGCTCGGTATTCCTTTTGGGAAAATAAATCCGGACGGGGGCGGATTGGCACTTGGCCATCCGTACGGAGCATCCGGCGCCATGCTTGCGCTGCGGCTGTTTTACGGCATGCAGCGGCGGAATGAACAATTCGGCATTGCCGCAGTAGGAAGTGCAGGAGGCATCGGAGTAGCCATGCTTTTTGAACGCGTTTAAAACCTCCAAATCGGTTTTTACCAGTACATGCACGGGTATAAAACGGGAAAGAAGAGAAGGAGGAAAGAAAGATGAAAAAAGAGCTGGATCGGAGAGGGAAATGGCGCTTGTTCGCCATTCTTTTTTTGTCTTTATATGTAGTGATCATGCTGTATAACGTATACCGGCCGCTGCCGGAACATATTTCGTATGCGGGCAAAGAATGGTCCGTTCCAAGTGAAGATGTTGATTTTTTCTACAACCTGTCGGGTGAAAAAAACGGGAAAAAATTTTATAAGGAAGAAATTTTCACAAGGACCCTCGACATTATAGACGAAGCAGAACAATTTATCGTTTTGGACTTCTTTTTATTTAATTCGTACCATGAAAAAGAAAAAGAATATCCAGCTATAACAAAGAAAATAACGGATGCACTGCTGGCAAAAAGAGCGGAAAATCCGGACATGCCGATTATTTTTATTACAGACCAAGTAAATTCATCTTACGGTTCTCATACCGTACCCGAGTTTGAAGCGATGAAAAAAGCAGGGATTGAGGTCGTCGAAACAAACTTGGATGCGTTCCGGGACCCGAATCCGATTTACAGCGGCTTTTACCGCATGCTGTTTACGTGGTGGGGTGAGAGCAAGGAAGGATGGCTGCCGAATGGATTAACCGATATGGCGCCGGATATGACTGTACGTTCTTATTTAAAACTCATGAACGTAAAAGCGAATCATCGAAAAACCATTACAACCGAAAAAACGACCTTGATCAGTTCAGCAAATCCGCATGATGCAAGCTATTATTTCGCGAACACAGCGTTTGAAGTAAAAAAAGCGCTCGTTGGAGATATGCTGCAAAGCGAAAAAGCCGTTGCCGATACAAGCCGGAGCATCTCTTTTCCAAAATGGACGAATGCGGCCGAAAAAGGTGGAGAAGTTCGTGTCCAGCTTTTAACAGAAGGCAAAATACAAGAAGCAATTGAACAAGAATTAGATCGGGCCGAAAAAGGCGACGAAATTTGGCTGGCTATGTTTTACTTAGCCGACCGGAATATGATTGAAGGACTGACAGACGCGGCAGAGCGGGGAGCAGATATCCGCTTAATTTTAGATGCAAATAAAAATTCGTTTGGACGCAAAAAAACAGGTCTGCCCAATATTCCGATGGCAGCTGAACTGCGTGAAGACACACATAACAGGGTAAAAGTGCGCTGGTTCGCCCAGTCACCGGAACAATTTCATTCAAAAATGATCTATATAAAGCATGAAAATGAATCGGTTGTCATCAGCGGGTCCGCCAATCATACGTCCCGCAACTTAAACAACTACAACCCGGAAACAGACGTGAAAATAAGAGCTGCTCACAATCAGCCTATTATAGAAGAAGTAGATGCGTATATGCATATGCTCTGGAAAAACGAAGGCGCCATTTACACAGATCCATACGAAAAACATAACGAAAAAATATCTATTATGAAACGAAGCATTTATTCATTTCAAAAACTGCTTCATTTTACAACCTTTTAAGAAGAAAATAAATTTTTTAATCAATACACTATGTGCAAAATTCAAATTTGACATTTTTAAAAGAAAGAATTAAAATAAAAGAAAAAAGGTCGTGACAAAATGCCAAGAGGTGAAGGAAAGTTTTTAATCAAGCAGCGTGCATTCTTAAAACTGTATATGATTCGTTTTGTGGAAGAACATAAAATGTACGGTATGCAGGCAATGGATGAACTGAAAGCATCGTTTAAAGCATTTGGATACGAGCCAAACCATTCGGAAATTTACCGCTCTCTTCATGAACTGATTGATGATGGCATCTTAAAGCGCCACAAAAAAGTGCAGGAAGGGGCAAAATATAAAGAAATCGTCATCTATCAATTTGCCGACTATGAAAAAGCAAAGTTATATAAGAAACAAGTGAAAACCGACCTCGACCGCAGCATGTCTCTGTTACGGAAAGCGCTGGAGGATGTTTATTAAGCTGAATAACGATCTGTTAAAAAAAACCGCTTCTTTATTATAAGAGAAGCGGTTTTTTTTGTCGTATTTTAGCAGGAAAAGTGATCTGTTTTGGATTTTATGAACACAATTCACTTTAAAAATAAAATGTTTTTATTTTTCTTTTTATATACGTTTCTAGTTAAATTATTTAAATTATTCATTAATAAAGCGTTTTCAAAAAAGTGAATGAAAAAAATGAAAAAAATGAGAAAATGAAAAAAAGGAGTTGGTTTTATGACAATGCTCGCCATTCTCGGATTTTCTATGGTAGCTGTTTTTATGTACCTGATAATGAGCGGAAGATTATCCGCGTTGATCGCACTTATGATTGTCCCGGCTGCATTTGCTCTTTTTGCCGGATTTGGATCTAAGATTGGAGAAATGGCTTTAACGGGTATTACTGATCTTGCACCAACCGGTGTTATGCTGATGTTTGCGATTCTTTACTTTGGCATTATGATCGATGCCGGCTTGTTTGATCCTGTAGTAGGAAAAATTTTAAAAGCGGTTAAAGGAGATCCAATGAAAATTGTGGTCGGTACCGCTGTACTGGCTATGATTGTTTCACTAGACGGAGACGGAACAACAACCTACATGATTACAATCTCCGCTATGCTTCCGCTTTACCAGCGTTTAAAAATGAATCCGCTTATTCTTCCGGCTGTAGCGCTTATGGCTGTAGGGGTAACCAACCTTACGCCTTGGGGCGGGCCGACTGCCCGTGCAGCAAGTGCCCTGAGCCTTGATATGCAGGAGCTGTTTAATCCTCTTATTCCAGTTATGGCTGCCGGCGCCCTTTGGGTGATTGCCGCTGCTTACTGGATGGGGAAAAAAGAACGGAACCGCCTTGGTGTCCTTTCATTGGAAGAGCTCAATCAGCCGGTTGAAGGAAAAAGCTATTTAACGTTTTTCGGAACAGCCGCTGTTTCAGAAGAAGATGCAAAATGGAAGCGTCCAAAGCTTCTTTGGTTTAACTTTGCGCTGACTATTGCACTTATGGTTATGCTCATTCTAGGCGTTATGCCGCTGCCAATCTTGTTTATGCTTGCTTTTGCTGTTGCCATTACGATCAACTACCCAAATGTAGCCAATCAAAAAGAGCGTATTGCAGCACATGCAGGCAATGTGCTGGCCGTTGTATCACTCGTGTTTGCAGCCGGTATTTTCACAGGTATTTTATCTGGAACAGAAATGGTTGATGCGATGGCGAAAAGCCTGATTGCCATTATTCCAGATTCGATGGGGCCGCATCTTCCTGTTATCACAGCGCTTGCGAGCATGCCATTTACATTCTTCATGTCTAATGATGCTTTCTACTTCGGTGTTCTGCCTATTATCGCAGAGGCTGCTTCCAATTACGGTGTAAGTGCTGTTGAAATTGGACGTGCTTCACTTTTAGGCCAGCCGGTTCACTTGCTCAGCCCGCTTGTAGCTTCCACGTATCTGCTTGTCGGGATGGCAAAAGTAGACTTTGGCCAATACCAGCGCTTTACGATTCTATGGACAGTCGGAACAGCCGTTGTCATGACGGTAGCTGCTATTTTGCTTGGTGTTATTTCTCTATAATAAAAAATCCCGGATCAAACCGAATCCGGGATTTTTTCTTTTATTCTGACCTGTTTTTTCGTACAATTTGGTAAAAAGAAGATAGGAGTTCACATGAAAAGAAAAACCGTGCCGCTTCGAACGAAAATTTTTACACTCGTTTTTTGTCTGCTTTTCTTCATCGTAGCCGGCATGTCTGCGGTCTTTTACTGGATTCAGGCAAAAGAAACCGCCGATCAGGTACACCAGCTCTCTTTGCAGACTGCTCAAACGATTTCTTTTATGCCGGAAACGAGTGCTTTCTTAACCGACGAACGCAAATCAGATACGCTGCTTCCCGTCTTAGAGCATATTCAGGAAAGAACCGCTGCGCAGTCTATATCGATTGCAGGCCGAAACGGAACCGCCTTATCTACGTTTCAAAAAGCACAGCCGCTTCATGAATCAGACAGCCGCTCTCTTATTTATGGAGGTTCTTACACAGTAGAGGAAAAGGGAACAGACGGCGAAGCGATTATCGGCAAAGCACCGATTGTTCAAGCAGCAGATGGCCATTCAGAAGTGATTGGCACCGTCTCTGTTGAATTTTCTAAAAAATCGATTGCAGCGCAAATTGCTTCCCAGACGGGAAATATCCTGCTTGCCGCCGCGTTAGCGCTTTTAGTCGGGATTGCTGGCGGTTTATGGCTCACTAGAAGCATTTTATCTGATACACTTGGATTTGAGCCTGTAAAAATTGCATCCTTGTATAAAAAAACGATTGATGAAATACGGCTGTATTCCGACGAGCTCCGGGCTCAGACGCATGAATTTATGAACAAGCTGTATGTTTTATCCGGTCTTTTGCAGCTTGGCCGCCATGAGGCTGCTCTTGATTTTATTCAAAGGGAAGCAGATAGTGTTTCCCTGCAGCAGCATATCGTTTTTAAACAAATTAAAGACGACTTGATTCAAGCTGTGCTGCTCGGCAAAACTGCTAAGGCGTCAGAAAAAAAGATTTCCTTTACGATCGAACAGGAAAGCGTGCTGTCCGGTATTCCTTCCCATATGGACGGTCATGCGCTTTTAACCATTATCAGCAATTTAATTGATAATGCATTTGAAGCCGTCAGGCAAAAAGAAAGCCCCCGTGTTTCTTTTTTGATCACAGATGCGAGTCCAACTTTAATTATCGAAGTGACCGACAATGGGCATGGGATTGACGAACAAATGGTTTCTTCCCTGTTTGAAAAAGGAGCATCGACAAAAGGAGAAAACCGGGGGTTTGGCCTCCATAATGTAAAAGAAGCAGTTGATGCTTATGGAGGCTTTATTGAGGTGCTGCCAAATGACCCTTCTGGCACTATTTTTACGATTTACATACCGAAGAACGCAGTTAAAGGAGATGGACATTTATGATACAAGTTGCGATCGCGGAAGACGATTTTCGCATTGCCAGCATACAAGAAGAGTTTCTTAAACAATTAACCGGGTTTACGCTTGCAGGAAAGGCATTGAATGCAGAAGATACGCTTGCCCTGCTCCAAAAAAAGAGAGTGGATGTTTTGCTGCTTGATATTTATATGCCGGATATGCTTGGTACGGAGCTGCTGCCGATTATAAAGGACCGTTTCCCGAAAACCGACATTATTATGGTTACCGCAGCTTCCGAAAAAGAAATGCTTGAAGAAGCACTTCGTTACGGTGTTTTTCATTATTTAATCAAGCCGGTTTCGCTCGAGAAGTTCACATCGGTGTTAAACGAATATAAAAAGAAAAAACAGCTGCTTAAGGACACAAGCCAGGTTACCCAGGATATAGTTGATGCTTATTTTGCCGGGAACGCCCAAGCATCGCCTCAAGCGGCCCAGCTGCCAACCGGTATCGACAGCGTGACGCTAAACCGGGTGTCGGAAGTATTAGAAAACCTGCGGGACGGCGTATCGATTGAAGAAATGGGCACCCGGATTGGCGCTTCCCGGACGACAGCACGCCGCTATCTTGAATACCTTGTTACAGTGGGGAAATGCCGGGTTGAACACGAATACGGCATCGTCGGGCGACCGGAACGCCGCTATTTCAAGGTTAGGTCATGAAGCAGCTTCTTTTGCTTGTCTTGATTTTTTTTACGGCCGGCTGTGAGGCGTCTTCTCCACCGCTTGAGGAAAAGGACCTGACCTTTATTGTCCCCGGCTCTCCAAACGGCGGCTGGGATGCACTCGCCAAATCGATTAAAACGGTTATTGAAAGGGAGCAGCTTATCAAAAAGCCCATACATATTGTGTACGAAGAAGGCGATGGCGGAAATGACGGCTGGGCCCGTTTAAACGAAGAAGACTCCAGTACAATCGCCATTAACTCAAGCCTGCTGCTCACAAACAAGCTGCTCGGGCACAGCAATCTTCAATACAAAGATTTTACCCCGCTTGCCACGATGGCCAGCGAGTGGCAGGCAGTGATTGTTTCTAACAATTCTTCTATCCAGTCGATTAATGACTTAATGGACAAGCTTAAAAGGGAGCCCGGCCGCTATCCTATCGGTATTGAGCCGCAATTTGGCAACGATGATCAAATTGCTTTCGCTCAGGCAGCACGTACAAAAGGCATATCGGCGGCTTCCCTTCGTTTTTTTCGCTATCCTGATGGAAAAGCGCTCCTTGAAGCGCTTCAAAATGGAAAAATTGCTGCCGCTTCCCTGTCTTCCTCTCAGTCAGAGGATTTTGCGGCAAATGGAAACGTCCGCATTATCGCCATTTCCTCGCCGAAGCGGCTTGGTCATCTCCCTGATGTGCCAACATGGAAGGAACAAGGCATTAATATCGTGTTTCCGCACTGGCGCGGCGTGATGGGGCCTGGCGATTTAACAGAAGCGGAGCAGAAGTGGTGGAGCGAGCTTTTAAACGCGGTTCAATCTTCTCCTTATTGGAAAGAAGAGCTGAAGAAAAACCATTGGACTCATTTTTATCGGAACAGCGAGGATACGGAAGCGCTGCTCCGGTCTGATACAAAAAAATACCGCTATATAATGAACCAAAAATAAAAGCTGTCTCTAATGATTAGAGACAGCTTTTACGCTGTTTGCGGCAAAAGGCCAAGAACCGCGAAAAAGTGAAATACGGTGCCTGCCAGTACAAACAAGTGCCAGATCATGTGATGGTACGGAAAACCGCGCCAGACATAAAAAACGGCGCCTGCTGTGTATAAAAGCCCCCCGGTAACCAGAAAAGAAATCGTCATGGGTGACAGAGCGGCTGTAAGCGGCCCCCAGGCAAAAACGATCAGCCAGCCCATCATCACGTACAAAAGGGTAGACAGCCCGACAAAACGCTTTACAAAAAAACATTTAAACACTGTACCTGCTATGGCCATTCCCCATATTAAACCAAACAATGTCCATCCGAGCGTTCCCTGGACGGCCACAAATAGAAATGGCGTATACGTACCTGCTATAAACAAATAAATAGACGCATGATCAAAAATTTCAAACAAGTCTTTTACTTTTCCTTGAGGAAAACTATGAACAAGCGTAGAAGACACATATAAAAGCAGCATCGTAATGCCAAAAACCATAAATCCTGCTAAATGCCAGCCGGTTCCGTAAATGGCCGAGAAAACAATCAATAAAACAAGAGCGGCTAAGCTGAGCAGGGCGCCAATTCCGTGGGTAATGGAGTTGGCAATTTCCTCACCCCTGGAAAATACATGTGTAGTCGAAGATTCTTTCATATGCGGCAGCTCCTTCCATTGGGTAAATGTCACAGTCGTATTGTAGCATATTCATTTCGAATTATTCTCGTTCCGCCTTTCAAAAAGGTTAGGACATACTGGAAAAACGGGTATACTGATAAAGACAATGGATGAAAGGAGTTTTTTTGAAATGGAACCAATTAAACATGAAAACGGCATTTTTTATATGGAGAAAGACGGCCGGCGTGTTGCGGAAATTACCTACGTCCCGGCTGGGGAAGGAAAAATTAATGCCAACCATACGTATGTCGCACACGAACTGCGCGGCGGCGGTGTAGCCGAACAGCTGCTCGATACGCTTGCCGATTATGCAAGAGAAGAAAACCTGAAAATTATTCCTTCCTGCTCCTATGTCGTCGCAAAGTTTGCAAGAGGCGGCAAATATGACGACGTGAATGCCCTGTCTACATGAAATATGTGGTGATTGGAGGAGATGCGGCCGGCATGAGTGCTGCCATGCAAATCGTGCGTAATGACAGCGAAGCAGAGATTACTGTGCTTGAAAAGGGATCTATTTATTCCTATGGTCAGTGCGGGCTTCCTTATGTGGTCGGCGGTCTTATTCCTTCAACGGATAAAGTGATTGCCCGAAGCATTGAAACATTTCGCACGAAGTATGGGATCGATGCCCGCATTTTGCATGAAGCTACAGCGGTAGATTCGGTAAAACGGACTGTATCCGGCGTGAATCACGAAACGAAAGAAACGTTTACAGTTTC from Domibacillus sp. DTU_2020_1001157_1_SI_ALB_TIR_016 encodes:
- a CDS encoding ATP-binding protein; translation: MKRKTVPLRTKIFTLVFCLLFFIVAGMSAVFYWIQAKETADQVHQLSLQTAQTISFMPETSAFLTDERKSDTLLPVLEHIQERTAAQSISIAGRNGTALSTFQKAQPLHESDSRSLIYGGSYTVEEKGTDGEAIIGKAPIVQAADGHSEVIGTVSVEFSKKSIAAQIASQTGNILLAAALALLVGIAGGLWLTRSILSDTLGFEPVKIASLYKKTIDEIRLYSDELRAQTHEFMNKLYVLSGLLQLGRHEAALDFIQREADSVSLQQHIVFKQIKDDLIQAVLLGKTAKASEKKISFTIEQESVLSGIPSHMDGHALLTIISNLIDNAFEAVRQKESPRVSFLITDASPTLIIEVTDNGHGIDEQMVSSLFEKGASTKGENRGFGLHNVKEAVDAYGGFIEVLPNDPSGTIFTIYIPKNAVKGDGHL
- a CDS encoding acetyl-CoA C-acyltransferase, which codes for MTVYITNAKRTPVGVKNGIFSTIEAAHLAAPVIKTLADCSAALPDEVILGNVTGPGGNIARLSALLAGLSQSVPGFTMDRQCSSGLEAIRLGAALVASGEAQRVIAGGCESSSTSLRPEKAVFSPQSIGDPEMGIAAEWLAEREEISRKDQDDYAVLSYRRFAESIAAARFTHEIVPVGGYSVDEAALKKRPIERMAPRAKAAFQPGGTVTALNASAFNDAACAVFMTSVKAPGLKVIASAASGADPNFPAASPVPAIEKLLMKTGLSISDIDVWEINEAFAVKIIYAARKLGIPFGKINPDGGGLALGHPYGASGAMLALRLFYGMQRRNEQFGIAAVGSAGGIGVAMLFERV
- a CDS encoding AMP-binding protein; this translates as MNLTSTQSLRAHSCPEHICLQTPNRTFTYREWEEITKRTTAWLLSHGQPGETIALTAQNRWETLALFCGAVRAGFVFMPLDPRMTEAERAERLRFAKPVLFIPAEQLEETGSLIQQTIPSSYCHEDVHCMFYSGFTSGSSGTPKQFIRSQRSWLKSFEAGMADFPLTGQETAVIAGPIHHSLFLYGAAFAFFSGQPILLMDKFVPQHTAQALNRLDSFVFYAVPTMLEALYNRFHFASKGIVFLSGAGWTAERKQQWIDTYPAAPLYEFYGASELSFVSYMTPEDYRVRPASSGKPSTGVTVDIRSGGKSLSPGQIGTIYVKSPMLFSGYVQEGRYELDIGQDGFYTVGDAGYVDEDGCLYVVGREQFMMITGGVNVYPEEIERVVVRCPDVHAAAVTSIEDVHLGDRIVCFYTGGADKGAVRFFTKQFLSVQKLPRHWIQTNNLPLTTNGKIDRKALQEKAKEVLQ
- the trhA gene encoding PAQR family membrane homeostasis protein TrhA; protein product: MKESSTTHVFSRGEEIANSITHGIGALLSLAALVLLIVFSAIYGTGWHLAGFMVFGITMLLLYVSSTLVHSFPQGKVKDLFEIFDHASIYLFIAGTYTPFLFVAVQGTLGWTLFGLIWGMAIAGTVFKCFFVKRFVGLSTLLYVMMGWLIVFAWGPLTAALSPMTISFLVTGGLLYTAGAVFYVWRGFPYHHMIWHLFVLAGTVFHFFAVLGLLPQTA
- a CDS encoding helix-turn-helix transcriptional regulator — protein: MPRGEGKFLIKQRAFLKLYMIRFVEEHKMYGMQAMDELKASFKAFGYEPNHSEIYRSLHELIDDGILKRHKKVQEGAKYKEIVIYQFADYEKAKLYKKQVKTDLDRSMSLLRKALEDVY
- a CDS encoding tripartite tricarboxylate transporter substrate binding protein: MKQLLLLVLIFFTAGCEASSPPLEEKDLTFIVPGSPNGGWDALAKSIKTVIEREQLIKKPIHIVYEEGDGGNDGWARLNEEDSSTIAINSSLLLTNKLLGHSNLQYKDFTPLATMASEWQAVIVSNNSSIQSINDLMDKLKREPGRYPIGIEPQFGNDDQIAFAQAARTKGISAASLRFFRYPDGKALLEALQNGKIAAASLSSSQSEDFAANGNVRIIAISSPKRLGHLPDVPTWKEQGINIVFPHWRGVMGPGDLTEAEQKWWSELLNAVQSSPYWKEELKKNHWTHFYRNSEDTEALLRSDTKKYRYIMNQK
- a CDS encoding phospholipase D family protein; the encoded protein is MKKELDRRGKWRLFAILFLSLYVVIMLYNVYRPLPEHISYAGKEWSVPSEDVDFFYNLSGEKNGKKFYKEEIFTRTLDIIDEAEQFIVLDFFLFNSYHEKEKEYPAITKKITDALLAKRAENPDMPIIFITDQVNSSYGSHTVPEFEAMKKAGIEVVETNLDAFRDPNPIYSGFYRMLFTWWGESKEGWLPNGLTDMAPDMTVRSYLKLMNVKANHRKTITTEKTTLISSANPHDASYYFANTAFEVKKALVGDMLQSEKAVADTSRSISFPKWTNAAEKGGEVRVQLLTEGKIQEAIEQELDRAEKGDEIWLAMFYLADRNMIEGLTDAAERGADIRLILDANKNSFGRKKTGLPNIPMAAELREDTHNRVKVRWFAQSPEQFHSKMIYIKHENESVVISGSANHTSRNLNNYNPETDVKIRAAHNQPIIEEVDAYMHMLWKNEGAIYTDPYEKHNEKISIMKRSIYSFQKLLHFTTF
- a CDS encoding GNAT family N-acetyltransferase, with translation MEPIKHENGIFYMEKDGRRVAEITYVPAGEGKINANHTYVAHELRGGGVAEQLLDTLADYAREENLKIIPSCSYVVAKFARGGKYDDVNALST
- a CDS encoding citrate:proton symporter; this encodes MLAILGFSMVAVFMYLIMSGRLSALIALMIVPAAFALFAGFGSKIGEMALTGITDLAPTGVMLMFAILYFGIMIDAGLFDPVVGKILKAVKGDPMKIVVGTAVLAMIVSLDGDGTTTYMITISAMLPLYQRLKMNPLILPAVALMAVGVTNLTPWGGPTARAASALSLDMQELFNPLIPVMAAGALWVIAAAYWMGKKERNRLGVLSLEELNQPVEGKSYLTFFGTAAVSEEDAKWKRPKLLWFNFALTIALMVMLILGVMPLPILFMLAFAVAITINYPNVANQKERIAAHAGNVLAVVSLVFAAGIFTGILSGTEMVDAMAKSLIAIIPDSMGPHLPVITALASMPFTFFMSNDAFYFGVLPIIAEAASNYGVSAVEIGRASLLGQPVHLLSPLVASTYLLVGMAKVDFGQYQRFTILWTVGTAVVMTVAAILLGVISL
- a CDS encoding biotin transporter BioY, whose product is MKTVHWMQAAMFAAIMAVLGFLPPIPLSFTPVPISFQTIGVMIAGGILGARLGALSQVIFLLAVAAGAPILAGGRGGLAVFAGPSAGFLISWIAGAFVVGFLVERATKLSAKRTFAANVIGGVLVLYIIGIPVQSLVTGVGLKEVTLASAAFIPGDLLKAAAAALLVPRLRTALQAVPSFRRAA
- a CDS encoding response regulator; protein product: MIQVAIAEDDFRIASIQEEFLKQLTGFTLAGKALNAEDTLALLQKKRVDVLLLDIYMPDMLGTELLPIIKDRFPKTDIIMVTAASEKEMLEEALRYGVFHYLIKPVSLEKFTSVLNEYKKKKQLLKDTSQVTQDIVDAYFAGNAQASPQAAQLPTGIDSVTLNRVSEVLENLRDGVSIEEMGTRIGASRTTARRYLEYLVTVGKCRVEHEYGIVGRPERRYFKVRS